tgaggctgaggcaggcagatcatgagatcaggaattcgagaccagcctggccagcaaggtgaaaccctgtctgtactaaaaaaatccaaaaatgagccgggcgtggtggtgtgcgcctgtaatcccagctactccggagggtgaggcaggagaattgcttaaacccagggcggaggttgctgtgagctgagatcgcaccactgcactccagcctgggtgacggagctaGACTCagtcttggggggaaaaaaaaaaagtttactaggTAAGTGTTCATTACCTCTGAACCAATCTGAAGTCCTTTTGGGGGCCACAGAAAAAAGACAGTCTGCTAAGAGCAGGGATTTCCACTGCATCTTTCCTCTGTTGAGCTTTGAAGAGGCAGAGCTCTCGTTGCTATCTCGCTGGTGGTGGATGCTGGGTAGGCGGGGGCCATGGCAAATGGATTGGGCATGCTGCGCGGCTCTGTGTACTGACACCCGCCCTAGGGCCCACAGTGTCCCTACCCCTCCCAATCTTCTCTTTAATCCCCCCAACCAGATAATGTGGGATTTGGAAGCATGTAATATCCATGAGACTCCATTATAGGCTATTACGAGCTTTATGCGCACTACCTGGGGGATGTACCAGGCCGCTGCTGGGCAGTGCAGTAGCTGCAATGGAGAAGGACCACACAAACGGTCCCAAAGGCCAGAGCGACTCTTCCATTGTTTCTATCTGTTTCCCCCAAAAGGGAGCTCTGGTCTCTTGTGACAGAGAGGCAGGAAGCATGAAAGAGAAACAGCTTTCACTCCCTTAGGGAGTAAAAGCATAGAGGGAGGTACAGGGAGAAACAAAATCACAGTCACCGAATGTATTGCTGGAGCCCTAGCAGACCATCTACCAGTGTTTCTGCATGAGAACGCCATTGGAATTTGGGGTGGAATCTTCTCGAGCATTGCAGGTGTAGCatccctggcccctgcccactAAATGTGAGAGGCAGCCCCAGGCATTGTGCCAACTACAAAAATGGGTCATGCCATTTTCAGTTGTCCCTGGGGGTGGGTGGGTAAGCGGGGGCTACCACCCTGGTGAGGAACCATCAGTAGTTCAACAGGCACGTTACAGAGGAGGAATCTGGGCCCAGAGAGGTGGGTGACCTGATCAAGGTCATGGCCAAGGTGAAGCCAGGACTAGAGACAGAGCCAGGTCTCTCAGTTTAGGACCCTTTCCACAAAACAGGCAGTCTCTAAGgaactgagagacagagagagacactcaGGAAGGGACAAACATATatgacaagaaagagaaagaggaaagcggggagggcaggggagaatACAGAACAGAGAGATCAAAATAGTGAATGGGGTCAGGGgacaggaggaaggggaagaaatatCATCAAACTGAATGAACTTCCACCACTTCCAAGCCATGGGACATGAAGGAGAACTTAGGATCCAAGGGCAGGATGGTTCCTGAGAAGGGGCATAGAGGACAAGAAAACCAGTGAGAGCCAAGGGCCGACTTGGGAATGGGCTGGAAATCAGCATGAGAATACTGGGATTCTACTGACTGAATCTCGATGACTTCACCTCTTCTCTGAACATGAGGCCATGACTCCTCTCAGTGCCTACACCTGGACCTGAGATCCCTCCTGAAGGAGAGCAAATGGTCCAGGGCtttcctttgttttgctttgttttgagacgggggcttgctctctcatccaggctggagtgcaacggtgcaatcatggctcactgcagccctgacctccctggctaaagtgatcctctcacctcagcctcccaaatagctgggatcacaggcatgtgacaccacgcttggctacttttaaaaaaattttttactttttgcagagacagagtctcgtgatattgcccaggctgctagTGAACTAATtagtggcctcaagtgatcctcctacctcagctcctgaggtgcggggattacaggcgcaagtcACCACATCAGGCCAGGATTTTGAAACATACCTTCACCTAGGTGACTTATTTTTTAACAGGCAGACTGGATTACTGCTGCTGGGAATGAAGGAGAATCAAGAATTAAAGACAATCCAGGCCACTCTGTCTAGGCAGAGGGTGGAACACCAGTGTCTTTCATCTGAGGAACTGAAGCAACGTTTCCCAAATATTCGGTTGACCAGGGGAGAAGTGGGGCTCTTGGACAATTCCGGAGGAGTTCTCTATGCATACAAGGCCCTCAGAGCCCTGCAGGTGATGTCGTACAGCACTGGGGCAATGTAGGTGCTCCCTGCTCTGGGCGTCCTGGGTCCCAACCAGCCAGCCCAAGACCCCCCTCTGGATGAGGTCTTTGGCCTGCTGGCTTAGTCTTGACTTTTTGGGCAGGGCAGTGATATATATGCAGCTGGCCTTGTCAATACAGGACAGGTCTAGATTCTGCACTCTTTTCTGCCCTAGGCGAAAGGCTTTCTGTCCACCAGGGTGAACCACATACAGAACTAATTCACCTTTTCCTGCTCCTGCCCTTTCAGGATGCAGTTCGACAGCTAGGAGGCATAGTGCATGACGGAGAGAAGGTGGTGGAGATAAACCCAGGGCTACTGGTCAAGGTGAAAACCACCACCAGGAGCTACCAAGCTAAGAGCTTGGTCATCACGGCAGGTCCTTGGACCAACCAGCTCCTCCGTCCCCTGGGCATTGAGCTGCCTCTCCAGGTAAGAGTAGCTGGAAGCCTGAGAGTTGGTGCTCAAGAGAAGCCTTGGAACCTGATGGAGTCAAATTTGCATCCTGGATCTGGACAACCTTGGGCAAATTCGTTCACCTCACTGAGCCTCAATTTTATCACCTGTAATATTGGGGGATGATAGCTACCTCATAGGACTATCGGAGAATTAAattattaggctggtgcaaaaagtaattgtagttttaCCATTCAAAGTCacagcaaaaaccacaattacttttgcaccaacctaatatatgttgtatataaagCCTTTAagaggccggatgtggtggctgacacctgtagtcccaacactctgggagaccgaagcaggagaatttcttgagcccaggagttcaagaccagcctgggcaatatggtgagaacctgtctctacaaaaacaaaaaaacttagccaggtgtagtggcatgcacttgtagtcccagctacttgggagactgaggcaggaggatggcctgagcctaggaggttaaggctgcagtgagtcgtgattctaccactgcactccagtctgggtgacagagcaagaccctgtctcaaaaaaataaaataaaataaaataaaaataaagtccttAGGACATAACCTGGCttgtagtaagcactcaataaacctGAGGTCTTATTAattcccagagagagagagaaatagggcAGGGGGCTGGGTGTAGTTATGGGAGAAAACTAAGAATGGGAGAAGAGACAGAGGCTCAGAGATCTTTGTGCATTGTAACACATGTAACAGGTAAACAACATGAGAAGTGGGAGAGACAAACATGGATGAGTTCAACTGGGTGTCCAGGCTTGCGTTAAAGGGCCACAGGGGCCCAGAGAAACTGCTCTCATTGCTGTACAGTTCCATGGCTTTTCTTTATCTCCCACTTCCTCTCCCTGCCTCAAGACCCTGCGGATCAACGTGTGTTACTGGCGAGAGAGGGTTCCTGGGAGCTATGGTGTGTCCCAGGCCTTTCCATGCTTCCTGTGGCTGGGCTTGTATCCCCACCACCTCTACGGACTGCCTGCAGGAGAGTACCCAGGGCTGATGAAGGTGAGCAGAAAGATCGAGAAAAGGCAGGTAGATGCCAGTGCAGATTGGGGGAAGCAGCTCTAACTTTCCCCTCCATAGACGCCCTTGGGTCTCAGGGGCAGCAGAAGGAGCCTGCTTCACTCTTGGCGATTTGCAAGGAAAGACCCTCAGCTGCCCTGAGGTCCAGCAAAAGGAGCCCTTCCTTTGCAAACATAGGGTGGTTGCAGGGACCAAGAGCTAAGCAGCCTCAGGTGACAGCCCGCAGCACTTGCCAGGAGTGGGGAAGGATGGAATGACGGATGGGGCCCTCCTGTGTACACGCCTGCCCTTCGGCTGTGGCTGTGCGCAGAAGGCCAGCCCTCACCACTCCTGCCGCTCTGATTGGGAGCCAGGTCAGCTATCACCACGGCAACCATGCAGACCCTGAGGAGCGGGACTGCCCCACAGCACGCGCAGACATCCGAGACGTCCAGATCGTGAGCAGCTTTGTCAGAGATCACTTTCCTGACCTGAAGCCCGAGCCTGCTGTCATGGAGAGCTGCATGTACACGGTAAGGGGTCTGGGCAGCCTTGCTGGGCCCCCTCACCATTCtacagaagggaagaaggagacaGACCTTGCACTGGCCAGGCCCGATTGTTTGACCCCTGCCATAGTGTTTGACTTTAAACAAACGAGCTCATTTCTGTGGGTAGGTTCACCTCTACCAGAGAAGGGCCTGTTGGAAATTATTCCTATTCTTCTTCATTAGGAAACTAGGCTATGCCTGGCAGTCGGTCCTTCACTCTGATTCCCAGAAGAGCTCTAAACGATTTTTTGGCAAGCTCCTCCAGTTGAGCAGGCCTTAGGgacaaagagaagagacagatgTCACCAGGGCCTGGGGCATCTTGGCTAAAGTTAGTTTACAAAGATTaactgaacacctactgtgttcATAGCTCTGTGCGAGAAGAAAGGCAGATGGACAAATGAGAAAGACTGGCACGCCCAGAAGGGCACGGGCATGCGGAAAGCATCCCTGTGCCTCATTCCATCCTTTCTGGAAAGAAATCCAGCCCAGCCCCTTCCAGTTAGAGCCTGcagttcttcctcttccctcGAGCCTCAAAGAACACAAGGTGTGATTGTTTCTTTCTAGAATACCCCTGATGAGCACTTCATTCTCGATCGCCACCCAAAGTATGACAACATTGTCATTGGTGCTGGATTCTCTGGTGAGCCTGAGCTGGGGGGAATGGGGTGCCTTAAAGCTGACCTAACTCAGCGCCAGGAGAAATGGTATTTTCCACACTCTTAGCTGCCTAGATAGGTGCTGAAGCCTGGACATTGTAGGTATAAGGAGGCTGGGCAGTTAGAAAAGGGGTATTCATGGTGGGAGGCCACTTCTGGCTTTGGGATGTGACCAGGAGGATAGTCAGCCCTGTCTGGGTAAGTAGGGGATGTCCAGAGAGCTCAGCCTCTCTGTCTGTGAAGTTGCCTGAGAGTCTGCTCTTCCCTTCCTAGGGCATGGGTTCAAGCTGGCCCCTGTAGTGGGGAAGATCCTGTATGAATTGAGCATGAAATTAACACCATCTTATGACTTGGCACCTTTTCGAATCAGCCGTTTCCCAAGCCTGGGCAAAGCCCACCTTTGACCTCTGGCCAGAAGCCTCCCTCCTGTGCACAGGAGTCGATTTCACAGATGGAGAAGATGTCTCAGATGAAGGGAGTATCCCTGAGATGTCATCCTTTTTCTTCTGCCTCACTTGAATCCCGCATAAACACAAGATGATTGAGTCTACCTTCTTTCCTTGGCCAGCTCCCCTTTCCTTCTGCCTCGCTTGAATCCCCCGTAAACACCAGGCAATTGAGTCCACCTTCTTTCCTTGGTCACCTCCCCATTCACAACTACTTTCTTGCTCCCAGAAGGCTGATCAGATATTCTACCATCACAGAGTAGCAAAGACCTTTGAGATGGATATATCAGGAAGAGGGCACAAGAACTGACTCTGGCGACCAAAGCAGTTGTTAAAAATTCTctttgctggccgggcgcggtggctcaagcctgtaatcccagcactttgggaggccgaggcgggtggatcacgaggtcaggagatcgagaccatcctggctaacatggtgaaaccccgtctctactaaaaatacaaaaaaatagccgggcgaggtggcgggcgcctgtagtcccagctactcggaggctgaggcgggagaatggcgtgaacccaggaggcggagcttgcagtgagccgagatcgcgccactgcactccagcctgggcgacacagcgagactccgtctcaaaaaaaaaaaaaaaaaaaaaaaaaaaaaaaattctctttgctgggagcgaggtgtggtggctcacacttgtaatcccagcactttgggggggccgagacaggcggatcacctgaggccaggagttcaagaccagcttggccaacatggtgaaaccctgcctctactaaaaatacaaaattagccgggtgtggtggcgcatgcctgtaatcccagctcgtTTAAACAAATGAGCTCATTTCTGTGGGTAGGTTCACCTCTACCAGAGGtgacctgggagactgaggcaggagaatcacttgaacccgggaggcggagattgcagtgagccgagattgtgccattgcactccagcctgggcaacaagagtgatacgctgtatcaaaaaaataaaaataaaaataaaaaaataagtaaataaataaatcaatctcTTCGTTGGGATATTTGAAGAGCTTGGGATGGATTTTTGACTAAATCTCCCCCGAGGAGGGTGAACAAGATGATCTGAGAGATCACTACTGCTCTTGGAGTTCCTTTTCCTAAAGCTAAGGCCAGCCTCCGTCACAAATGCCCATAAAATCTGGTTCATCTTCGgtgaacaataaatatttgttgaacaaataaataactgCCCTGCATTAAGTCTGTAGTGGGCTTTCTTTTCTGTGTGACCTCATTTCTTCCAGGCTCTAATTGTCTAAATCAGCACCACAGAATCCATTAACCCAGGAACCCTTGGAGTCTTTATCCCCTCAATGCGCTGCACCCCCTTTCTCTGGATTCTTTGTCTCCTCCTCACCCCCTTTCTGGTTGTGTGAAGATGCTC
The Papio anubis isolate 15944 chromosome 17, Panubis1.0, whole genome shotgun sequence genome window above contains:
- the PIPOX gene encoding peroxisomal sarcosine oxidase, giving the protein MAAQKDLWDAIVIGAGIQGCFTAYHLAKHRKRVLLLEQFFLPHSRGSSHGQSRIIRKAYLEDFYTQMMHECYQIWAQLEHEAGTQLHRQTGLLLLGMKENQELKTIQATLSRQRVEHQCLSSEELKQRFPNIRLTRGEVGLLDNSGGVLYAYKALRALQDAVRQLGGIVHDGEKVVEINPGLLVKVKTTTRSYQAKSLVITAGPWTNQLLRPLGIELPLQTLRINVCYWRERVPGSYGVSQAFPCFLWLGLYPHHLYGLPAGEYPGLMKVSYHHGNHADPEERDCPTARADIRDVQIVSSFVRDHFPDLKPEPAVMESCMYTNTPDEHFILDRHPKYDNIVIGAGFSGHGFKLAPVVGKILYELSMKLTPSYDLAPFRISRFPSLGKAHL